Part of the Sphingobium lignivorans genome is shown below.
GCCCGGGCGCCCTCCATCACGACTACTGGCGTGGCGGCGCGCCTTGTTCGATGCACATCGACGAAGTGGAATCGATCTGGAGCGCCATTGCCGGACGGGACGACTGGACGCCCCTTGCCGCGAAGATCGATGCGGTCCGCGCGATGGGTGCGGCCCATGGCGCACCGCCACCCGGCCCCGGGCGCATCTGACCCGGCCAATTTCCCGGATTCTCTGCCTCGACTCCCCGGGTCGTCAACAGGCTGGCAACCAATTCGGGCGCATAGCCCGGCCATGTCGCAACCCATCAGATCCTTCGAACCGGCAACCGGCCACCTGCTCTGGGAAGGGCGGCCGAGCGACGTGGCGGCGCAGGTGCAGGCCGTCGCGCGCTGCTGGCCCGCCTGGGCTGCCATGCCATCCTCCTATCGCGTCGAAACGATGCGGCGCTTCGCCAATGGCGTGCGCGCCGAGGAGGACGCCTTCGCCGACCTCATCGCGCGCGAGACGGGCCGCCCGCTCTGGCATGCCCGGGACGAAGTGACGGAGCTGATCCAGCGAGCGGACAAGGCCATCCACGCCTGTTCGGAGCGCACCGGCCAGCGGCGCCTCGAAGGGGCGCTGGGCGCCCGCATGGCGCTGCGGCACAAGCCGCACGGCGTGATGGCCGTGATCGCACCGCATGTGTTTCCCGCCCGCATCCCGGCAGACCATATCGTCCCGGCCCTGCTGGCCGGCAATGGCGTCGTCTTCAAGCCCTCCGAGAAAGCGCCGGCAACGGGCGAGATGCTGGTGCGGCTCCTGCACGAGGCGGGCGTCATCGAGGATCTTGTCCAGTGCGTCATCGGCGGCGAGACCGCGGGCGCGGCGCTGGCCACGCACGAGGCCGTGAACGGCGTGCTGTTCACCGGCTCCACGCACACAGGTCTCGCCATCGCCCGGCGATGCGCGGCAAACCCCGCCCGGCTGGTGGCGCTGGCGATGAGCGGCAACAATCCCCTTGTCGCCTGGGATACGCCGGACATTCCCGGCGCCGCGGCGCTGATGGTCCAGTCCGCCTTCGGCGCGACCGGGCAGCACTGCCTCTCGGCACGCCGGCTCATCGTGCGCGATACGCTGCGCGGGCCGCTGGTGGAGGAAGTGAAGTCCCTCGCCGACCGGCTCATCATCGATCACCCCCATGCGGCGGCCACGCCCTTCATGGGACCGGTCATCGACATGCAGGCTGCGGACGGCCTCACCGAAAGTTTCCTCTACCTGATGAGCAATGGCGGGCGGCCGATCAAGCACATGCAGCGCCCGTTCGAAGACCTGCCCTTCGTCACCCCGGCCATGATCGACGTGACCAACATGAAGGAGCGCCCTGACCTCGAGCTGTTTGGTCCCCTGCTCCAGATCGTCTCCGTCTCGCGGTTCGAGGAAGCGATCGCGGAAGCGAACAACAGCCGCTACGGCCTGTGCGCGACGCTGGTCGGCGGCAGTCCGGATCTCTACGATCGCTTCTGGTCAGCCAGTCGCGCCGGCATCGTCAACTGGAACCGGCCCTCCTGGACCAGCGCGCCCAATGCGCCGATCGGCGGCATCGGCCTCTCCGGCAATCATCATCCCGGCGGCCACTACAGCGCGGATCATTGCGCCTATCCGGTCGCCTCGGCCGAGATGGAGCAGCCGCGCGCCGCCATCGGCGTGGGCTTGCGGCAGATCGAGATCGTGGCGGACCGGTAAGGCGACGCCCGGCCGGACGCTTCAGTCCGTTCCCTTGCCCGCGCGTTCCCGGGCCAGCCGGGCACGGCGCTTCTCCTTCTCCACGAAATGCATCGCTTCCAGCTTGAGGCCATCGGGATCGAGGAAGAAGACGGCATAATAGCCTTCGCCATAATCCGGATAGTCGGCCGGCGGATCGACGATGCGGACGCCCTGTTCCAGCAGGAAGGCGTAGAGCTCGTCCACCTCCTCTCGGGAGGCCAGCTCGAAGGCATAATGGTGGAAGCCGATATCGCCCGTGTGGTGCGGATGGGCCCTGCCGGCATTGTCCGCCTGGGTGATCCAGAACATCGTCTCCCAATTGTTCCAGCCCACGACCTGCCCGAATTCCCATTCGCGCACGAAGCCCATGAAACCCAGAAGCGCATCATAGAATCGCTTCGAGCGGGTGAGATCGCTCACCCGGATGGCGAGATGGTCGATGCCGACGACGCGGACCATGATTGCCTCCCCAAGGCTTTACCCAAAGAAAATGCCGCCGGTCCGGGACCGGCGGCATCTTATACACTATCGGTGCGAGAAAATTCAGCCGAAGCTGACCTTCAGCGAGTTCTGTCGCCGCAACGCATAGCCCACTGCCCCGAGGCCGGCGAGTATCATTCCCCAGCTTGCCGGTTCCGGAACGACCGTAACCGGGGGAACCGCAGCGCCCGGCCCCGTGATGACCAGCGCATATTTGCCGAAGTCGAAGTTGCCGAAGCCCGTCGTCACCGCGAAATAGGTGATGCCTGTCATCAGCGAAATGCCGGTGAAGCCGGAGATGCCGATCGCCCCGAAATCGTCATTGCCGGCCACCCCGTTGGCAAAGGGCGCCAGCGGGTCGAAGGAACCGGCATAGAGGAACAGGTAGTTATCCCATGAATCCTCGGCGTCAGCCACTTCCAGAAAGTCATAGGAACCCGAAACGGTAACGGTGAAGCTGTCCACGACATAGGCAACGTCCGTCCCGACAGCCGACAGGTCCGAAAAATCAGCAAGCGGCCGGTTCCAGGTCGGCGCGCCTTCGGTGGTTCCCTCGAAAATGGTGATGGCCGCCTGCACGGGGGCGGCTGCGAGGCCGAGCAGAAGCGCTCCGGCCAATCCTATGGTCTTCAACATGTCTAGTCTCCCACGCCTGATGCACAAAGGCCCAGAGGCGCCTCTCCCCAAACATGCTTCGTTGTCCCGAAGATCTCTGGTTTACCATGTTTCCGCAGCGCAACGAAGCGGCAAAATGCAGCGCAAAGTGGGAATATCCGGGGGCTGATCCTGCACAGGCACCATTCTGCCGCCCCCTGTCATGACGCACGCGCAAAAAGCCCGGAACCATCCGCGCCGGGAGGCTGCCGCCCGACCCTCATTTTTCCGGGCAAAGTTTCGCTACGAGCGCCTAAAGCAAGCGTCGGTTGCGGGTGGAACCCCGCGAACGCATTTAGAGGTACATGGCGAATCTCGTCCCTTCCCGACCGGGCACGGTCTATCTCGTGGGTGCCGGCCCCGGTGATCCGGAGCTGCTCACGCTGCGTGCCGCGCGCCTCATCGGCAGCGCGCGCCTCATCGTCCATGACGGGCTGGTCGACCCGGCGATCCTCGCGCTTGCACCGGCAACCGCGGAACTGATCTCGGTCGCCAAACAGCGCTCGCGCCATTCGATGAAACAGGACGCGATCAATTCGCTGCTCGTCGCCGAAGCGCTTGGCGGGCGGGACGTCGTACGGCTGAAGGGCGGCGACCCGTTCATCTTCGGGCGTGGCGGCGAGGAGCAGGATGCCTGCCGCGAGGCGGGCGTGCCATGCGAGGTCGTGCCCGGCATCAGTGCGGCGATCGGCGGCGGCGCGAGCGCGCGCCTGCCCCTCACGCATCGCGACGATGCCAGCATCGTCAGCTTCGTCGCCGGCCAGTGCAAGGGCCTTTCCGGCCAGAACTGGTCCGGCCTTGCCGGTGCGGGGCGGACGCTGGTCATCTACATGGGCCTCGCCACCGCGCAGGACATTGCCGAGAAGCTGATGGCCGACGGCCTCTCGCCGCACACGCCGGTGGCGATCATCGAGAATGCCACGCGGCCGGGGCAGCGCGTGCTGCGCACCCTGCTTGCCGATCTCGGCGATCTTGTCGCCCGGGCAGGCGTCCGCAGCCCGGGCCTCATCGTCGTCGGCGAGGTGGCCTTGCGCGCGGATGCCGTCGATTGCCTGATGCGCACTCAACCTGACAGTCTTGGAGCCATGCAGCCATGAACATCCTTACCGGCAACGACCTCGCGACCGGGGACGTCATCTGGTGGACCGGCGAGGACTGGTCCCTCCATGTGGACGATGCCGTGGACGTGGGCGACAAGGGTGAGGAAATCGCCCAGGCGCAAGCCGCCGCCCGCAACGTCGTCGTGCCTTATGTCATCGAGGCAGAGCGTGACGGCACGGGCATCCGCCCCGCGCACATCAAGGAACGCATCCGCGCGCTCGGACCGACGGTGCGCCTCGATCTCAGCCTCAAACCCGCCGACCCTTCGGCCGGCAACTGGGTGATCTGACCATGTATCGTTACGACCAATATGACCAGGCCATGGTGGACGCGCGCGTCGCCGAGTTCCGCGACCAGACGCAGCGCCGCCTTGATGGCCAGCTCAGCGAGGAGCAGTTCCGGCCGCTGCGGCTGATGAACGGCCTCTATCTCCAGCTCCATGCCTATATGCTGCGCGTGGCCGTGCCCTACGGCACGCTCAGCGGGCGGCAGATGCGGATGCTGGCGCATATCGCCCGCAAATATGACCGGGACTACGGGCATTTCACGACTCGCCAGAACATCCAGTTCAACTGGATCAAGCTGTCCGACGCGCCGGACATCCTCGCCGAGCTGGCAACGGTGGAGATGCATGCCATCCAGACCAGCGGCAATTGCATCCGCAACATCTCGTCGGACCAGTATGCCGGCGTCTCGGTGGACGAGGTCACCGATCCGCGACCGCTTGCCGAGCTGCTGCGCCAGTGGTCGAGCTTCCACCCGGAATTCACCTATCTGCCCCGCAAGTTCAAGATCGCGGTGATCGCCAGCCCCACGGATCGCTCGGCGATGCGGCTGCACGACATCGGCCTCGAACTGGTCGAGCGGGACGGCGTCGTCGGCGCGCGGGTGTTCGCCGGCGGCGGCATGGGCCGCACGCCCATGATCGCGCCGGAAATCCGCGACTTCGTGCCGTTCGGGGAAATCGTCTCCTATCTGGAGGCGTGCCTGCGCGTGTACAATCGCCACGGCCGGCGCGACAACAAGTACAAGGCGCGCATCAAGATCCTCGTCCACGAGATGGGCCGCGACGAATATCGCCGGCAGGTCGAGGAAGAATTCGCGCATATGAAGACGCTGGGGCTCGATCCGCCGCTGGCCGAGCTGGAGCGGATCGCCGCGCAATTCGCGCCGCCGCCTTATGAAGCCGGCCTCGCGGACGAGATTGACCTGTCCGATCGCGATTTCGCCCAGTGGATGGAGACGCAGGTGAAGCCGCACAAGGTGCCGGGCTATGCCATCGTCAACATCAGCCTCAAGCCGATCGGGGGCATTCCGGGCGATGCCTCGTCCGCCCAGATCGACCTCATAGCCGACCTCGCCGAGCGCTACAGCTTCGACGAGCTGCGCGTGACGCATGCCCAGAACATCGTGCTGGCGCATGTGAAGAAGGCCGATCTCCACGCAATCTGGAGAGCGCTGGAAGCAGCCGACCTGGCGACGCCCAATCTGGACCTCATCAGCGACATCATCGCCTGCCCCGGCCTGGATTATTGCAGCCTCGCCAATGCGCGCTCGATTCCCGTCGCGCAGAAGATCGCGCAGCGCTTCGCCGATATCGACCGGCAGAAGGAGCTGGGCGAACTCAAGCTCAAGATCAGCGGCTGCATCAATGCCTGCGGCCACCATCATGCCGGCAACATCGGCATTCTCGGCGTGGACCGCAAAGGCGTGGAGAATTTCCAGCTCCTCCTCGGCGGATCGGGCGCGGAGGATGTCGCGCTCGGCCAGATCGTCGGCCCCGGCTTCGATGAGAACGGCGTCGTGGATGCGGTGGAGAAAGCCACCGACGTCTATCTGGCGCATCGCATCGATGGAGAGCGGTTCGTCGACACGTTCCGCCGGATCGGCATGGCGCCGTTCAAGGAGGCGATTTATGCCTGAACATGCTTCGCGCGCGGTCCGCCCCGGCCAGATTTCCGGAGAAACCGCATGATGGAATTCCTGTCCCTGAGGGAAACCGGCGAAGCGGCCGAATTGCCGGCCGTCACGCTGGAAGCCTTTTCCGGCCAGAGCAACGCGACCGCAGTGCGGATCGAACCGGGCGAGGATGCGCGGGAGCTGCTGCCGCACCTGGACCGCATCGCGCTGGTCGAGATCAACTTCCCGAGCTTCGGCGACGGGCGCGGCTATTCGGCGGCCCGCATCCTGCGTGAGGCGGGCTACACGGGCGAGCTGCGCGCGGTGGGCGATGTCGCGGTCGATCAGCTCAGCCACATGATCCGCTGCGGCTTCGACAGCTTCACGCCCGACAAGCCGCTCGACCCGGCGCTGGTGGACGCGACATTGGCGCTCTTCCCGCACCGCTACCAGAAAGCGGTCGATGCCACGCGGCCGGTCTGGGCCCTTCGGCATGGCCAAGATCATGGGTGAGGCCGCACGCAAGATCGATCGGATCGACACTGCCCCGCGCTGGACGCAGGCCGATGCCGATGCGCTCAACGCCCGCTTCGAGGGCGTGGATGCCGGCACGATGCTGCGCACCTTGCTGCGGGAAGGCAATCTAGGCAAGGTGGCGGTCGTCTCGTCCTTCGGGACGGAAAGCGCCGTGCTGCTGCATCTGGTTGCCGCGGCGGATCGCGACACGCCGGTCGTCTTCGTCGATACGCTCAAGATGTTCCCCGAGACGCTGGAATATCGCGACACGCTCGTGCAGATGCTGGGCTTCACGCACAGCGAAGTCGTGACGCCCGACCCCGAGATGCTGGCGCGGAAGGACGACAAGGGCCTGCGCTGGTCCTATGATCCGGATGGCTGCTGCGCCATCCGCAAGGTCGAGCCGCTTGCCCGCGCCAAGGCCGGGCTGGACACGTGGATTTCCGGCCGCAAGGCTTTCCAGTCCGTCACCCGGCAGAATCTGCCGCGCTTCGAGATCGAGGACGGCCGGCTCAAGATCAATCCGCTGGGCGACTGGGACAAGGCCGCGCTCGACGCCTATTTCGCGGCACATACCCTGCCCCGCCATCCGCTGGAAGCACAGGGCTATCTTTCCATCGGCTGCGAGCCCTGCACCAGCAAGGTGATGCCGGGCGAAGACCCCCGTGCGGGGCGCTGGCGCGGCTGGGACAAGGTGGAATGCGGCATCCACACCATTTCCACGCCAAGAGGCGACCCGGACGATCCGGCCAACCAGCCGGCGTTCTGACGGGCGGCCCCGGGGACTTTGCCAGCGAAAGCGCAGTGTCCCGCGGCAGCACCTTTGCTATCGTGAGCGACCTCCGTCACGGAAGGCGCGCGGCATGAGCATCGACCGATCGCAGGGCTGGGACGCCATTGCCGATCAATTCATGGCGGTGCGATCCCTCGTGGGCGCCAAGCGCGTGCGCGACTGGGCGCGGGACGCCCTGCCCCCGGGCGCCGCCATCCTGGACCTGGGATGCGGATCGGGCGTACCGATGGCTGAGACGCTGATCGACGCGGGCTTCGATCTGTTCGGGATCGATGCATCGCCCCGCATGATCGAGGCGTTCCGCGCGCGCTTTCCGGACAGGCCGAGTGCATGCGAGGCCGCGCAGGACAGCACCTTCTTCCACCGGCCCTTCGATGCCGCCATCGCGATCGGCCTGCTGTTTCTGCTCCCGCCGGAGGATCAACGAGCACTGGTGAGCAACGTGGCCGGGGCCCTGCATCCCGGCGGGCGCTTCCTGTTCACCGCGCCGCGGCAGGCCTGCGCATGGCAGGACCGGCTGACCGGGCGCCGCTCGGTCTCGCTGGGCGAGCATGTCTATGAGGAGATGCTCGCCGCCGCAGGCCTGTCACTGCTTGACCGCTTCATGGACGAAGGCGGAAACCTCTATCATGACGCGGCAAGGCCGGGGCTCTGACGCGCGATCGGGAAGGCAAGGGCCTTCGATGAAAGAGGACGCTCCCCAGCTTTTTCGAGACGTTCAAGTTTCGGCACGCTAAGGCGCGCCCATGCCTTCGCCCCCCGCCCCTTATGACGCGATCATCCTCGGCGCGGGTGCGGCCGGGCTCATGTGTGCGGCGGTGGCCGGGCAGCGCGGACGGCGGGTCCTCCTGATCGATCATGCCGAGGCACCGGGCAAGAAGATCCTCATTTCGGGCGGCGGCCGCTGCAATTTCACCAACATCCACACCGCTCCCGACCGCTATCTCTCGCAGAACCCGCATTTCGCCCGCTCCGCGCTCAGCCGCTACACCGCGCAGGATTTCCTTGCCCTCGTCGAGAGCCACGGCATCGCCTGGCACGAGAAGACGCTGGGGCAGCTCTTCTGCGACGGGTCCGCGCGGCAGATCGTTGCCATGCTGCTGGAGGAATGCGCGAAAGGCGCGGTCGAGCTGCGCTGCGGGCAGGGGGTCAGCGAAGTCGATCATGCCGATGGCCTGTTCCGCGTTCTGGCGGGCGGGCAATCCGCCACGGCCCCCGCGCTGGTGATCGCGACCGGCGGCCCCTCGATCCCGAAGATGGGCGCCACCGGCTTTGCTTATGAGCTCGGCCGCCGCTTCGGTCTCAAGATCGTCCAGCCCCGCCCCGCGCTCGTGCCCCTGACCTTGAGCGGAGCGGACGCGCTGTTTCGCGACCTGTCGGGCGTCTCGACCCCGGTCGTGGCGCGCTGCGGGAAAATGGCGTTTCGGGAAGCAGCCTTGTTCACGCATCGCGGCCTTTCCGGCCCGGCGATCCTGCAGATCTCCTCTTACTGGAAACATGGGGAAGATATCGCCATCGACTATCTGCCCGATCACGCCGCCGACTGGTTGCTCATCGCCAAGCGGACGAGCCCCCGCGCGACGGTGCGCCGCGTGCTGCGCCACGCCCTGCCCGAGCGACTGGCCGACGCTCTCGACGCGCGGCTCGCGCTCGCTGGCGACCTTGGCAATCTGTCGGACCGCGCGCTTGGGGCTGCGCAGGCGCGCCTTGCCGACTGGCGCTTCACGCCGACCGGCTCGGAGGGTTTCGCCAAGGCCGAGGTCACCGCGGGCGGCATCGATACCGATGGCCTGTCGTCCCGCACGATGGAAAGCCGCCGCCTCCCCGGCCTCTATGCGATTGGCGAGGCCGTGGACGTCACCGGCTGGCTCGGCGGCTATAATTTCCAGTGGGCCTGGGCCAGCGCACGCGCCGCGGGGGAAGCGCTGTAAGTCAACAAAGTGTGGCCCGCGCACGGCGAGGCGGGCAGCGACAGGCGGCGCCCGGCGGAAAATGCGCACCACGAAATTATGTTGCGACGAGCCGCCAGAACGCTACGTTCCCGCCATCCCGCAATCGACGGAGCCGCCCAATATGAAACGCCGCGATTTTCTCCTCACCACCGCCGCAACCGCGCTCGTCAGCATGACGCCGCGCGCCTTCGCGCAGAGCGCCGCGCCTTCGGACGGTCTGCCGGCCCTCGATGCCACGTTCGAAAAGATCTTCGAGATGATGGTCGACAATTCGCCGCAAATGGCAACGCAACTTGGCCTCGACAAAGGGCCGCGCGCGCCGATGAAGGCGAAGCTGGACGATAACAGTCTGCAGGCCGTGACGGACGATCTCGCGCTGACCCGTCGGGCGCTCGCCATGCTCGACGCGTTCAAGGACAGGCCGCTGGGCGACAAGGATGCGCTGAACCTCGCCTGCGTGCGTTATACGCTCGAGCGCGGTTTGGTGGCTGGCGGAAAGTACGATCTGTCCTCCATCGGTCGGCCCTATCGCATCTTCCAGCAGGGCGGCGCCTATTTCAGCACACCCGACTTCCTGAACAGCGCGCACACCATCGCGACGAAGACGGATTGCGAGGCCTATCTCTCGCGCCTGGCCGCCTTTGCCACCGAGCTGGACAATGACAGCGAGGTGCAGAAAGCCTATGCACAGCGCGGCTATCTCGCGCCGGCCTGGTCGCTTGACCTAACCCTGGGCCAGATGCGGACCCTGCGCGGGCAGCCGGCCGCAAGCTGCTCCATGACCAGATCGCTGGCCGATCGCGCGGCAAAGGCGGGCGTCGCGGGTGACTGGGCTGCCGAGGCCGCGAAGATCGTCGCGGAGAAGGTCTACCCCGCGCTCGATCGGCAAATCGCGCTTGTCGAGCAGCTGAAGCCCGGCTCGGCGGCAGGGGACGGCGTGTGGCGCGTCCCGCGCGGCGACGAGATCTATGCCGATGCGCTGGCCCAATCCACCACCACCACGATGAGCCCGGACGAAGTCCACCAGATGGGTCTCGATCAGGTCCGCGAGATCAGTGCTGCGCTGGACGTGATCCTGCGTGACAACGGCCTGACGCAAGGCAGCGTGGGCGCCCGCCTGACCGCGCTCAATGCTCGCCCCGACCAGCTTTATCCGGACACGGCCGAGGGGCGCGCCGCACTGCTCAAGAGCCTCAACGACGATTATCTCAAGTGCAAGGCGCTGCTGCCCAAGGCGTTCAACAACCCCAGCAATGCCCCGCTGGAAATCCGCGCGGTACCGGTCGAGATTCAGGACGGCGCGTCCAACGGCTATTATCGCCGCGCCGCACTGGATGGATCGCGTCCCGCCATCTATTACATCAATCTCAAGGACGTGGCCGACTGGCCGAAATATGGCCTGCCCGCCCTCACTTATCATGAGGCGGTGCCCGGCCATCATCTGCAGATCTCGACGATGCAGGAAGCCGGCGCGCTGCCCACGCTGCGCCGCGTGGGTGGCTTCAGTGCCTATAGCGAGGGCTGGGCCCTTTATGCGGAGGAAGTCGCCGACGAGCTGGGCGCTTATGCAACGCCGCTGGAGCGGGCGGGCTATCTCCAGTCCTTCCTCTTCCGCGCCGCGCGCCTTGCCGTGGACACCGGCCTGCACGCCAAGCGATGGACTCGCGAGCAGGCGACGAAATACATGGTCGACGTCACGGGCTTCGCGGAGCCGCGCTGCCAGCGCGAGGTCGAGCGCTATTGCACGCAGCCCGGCCAGGCATGCAGCTACAAGGTCGGCCACGCCGCCTGGACGCGCGCACGCGCCAAGGCCCAGGCAACGCTGGGCGACCGGTTCGACCTCAAGACCTTCCATGAAGTGCTGAAGGACGGCGCCATGCCGCTCACCATCCTCGAGCAGCGCATCGAGGCCCGCACGGCAGCGCTCCTGAAGGCCTGATCTAACGGCGAGGCTCCCGCCCCCGCGCGGGAGCCGACATGCAGCGGGAAGGAAGGCGCGCCCCTCCTTCCCGACGCTTGCCTTGTGTCGAGGCGCCGGGAAATTGACGGCGGAAAAGCGGAACCGGCCCGCCGCTCCATCCGTTTGCCCGGCGAAAGGATCTGGCCATGCCTCTCGCGCTTCATGGATCATGCCACTGCGGCAAAGTTCGCTTCTCCGCGCAAAGCCATGCGCCGGTCCCCTTCATGCGCTGCTATTGCTCGATATGCCGCAAGACCGCCGGGGGCGGCGGATATGCGATCAATCTTCACGCCGACAGCCGCACGCTGAAGGTCGAGGGCGAAACCACCGTCTATCATGCCACGCTGGATGACGGCGCGGGCGGATGCAGCACCAGCACCGGCGAGCGCCATTTCTGCGCCGCCTGCGCCAGTGCCTTGTGGGTGTTCAGCCCGGAATATCCCGAGCTTTTCCATCCCTTCGCCTCGGCCATCGACAGCGAGCTGCCCAGGGCGCCCGCACTGGTTCACATGATGCTCGGGTCGAAGGCAGGCTGGGTTCAGCCGGAGATCGGCCCGGACGACCAGTGTTTCGAAGCTTATCCCGACGAGACGCTGGAAGACTGGCACCGGGCGCGGGGGCTCTGGGTCGATTAGGCGACACGGGCAATTCCGAGGCCATGGCGGCGCACCATATCGTCATGAACGACGTCCAAAAATGGCTGAAAAGCTGGCTTCGGGCCCCCTCAAAGTCCGCAGATTTGCGCGTGCTGCCGAACGCCCCGGCGCTTCGCTCAATCGTCGTAGGCAGCCGCCATGCCGTCGTCGGCAAGATCGGTGAAGCGGGTGATCTTGGCGTCGAAGTAGAGCCGCACCTTGCCGGTCGCGCCATGGCGCTGCTTGGCGACGATCAGCTCGGAATGGCCCTTGATGCGGTCCATTTTCTCGACCCAGGCGGCATAAGCCCCTTCTTCCTCGATCTTGGGCTCCTTGCTCATCTCGTAATAATCCTCGCGGTAGAGGAACCAGACCATGTCCGCGTCCTGCTCGATGGAGCCTGATTCGCGAAGGTCGGAGAGCTGGGGGCGCTTGTCCTCGCGGCTTTCCACCGCGCGGCTGAGCTGGGACAGGGCGATCACCGGCACGCTAAGCTCCTTGGCCAGCGTCTTGAGACCGCGACTGATCTCCGAGATTTCGTTGACGCGGCTCTCGCCCATCTTGCCCGTGCCCTGCAGGAGCTGGAGATAGTCGACCACGATGAGCCCGATATTGTGGCGCCGCTTCAGGCGCCGCGCGCGCGTGCGCATGGCCGCGATAGTAAGTCCCGCAGTATCGTCGATATAGAGCGGGAGATCCTGCAACTCACGCGAGGCGCGCACGAGATTCTGGAAATCGGCGTGGCTGATCTTGCCCATGCGCAGGGCCTCGCCGCTGATACCGGACTGCTCGGCGAGGATACGCGTCGCGAGCTGGTCCGCCGACATTTCGAGGTTGAAGATGGCG
Proteins encoded:
- a CDS encoding phosphoadenylyl-sulfate reductase; this translates as MGEAARKIDRIDTAPRWTQADADALNARFEGVDAGTMLRTLLREGNLGKVAVVSSFGTESAVLLHLVAAADRDTPVVFVDTLKMFPETLEYRDTLVQMLGFTHSEVVTPDPEMLARKDDKGLRWSYDPDGCCAIRKVEPLARAKAGLDTWISGRKAFQSVTRQNLPRFEIEDGRLKINPLGDWDKAALDAYFAAHTLPRHPLEAQGYLSIGCEPCTSKVMPGEDPRAGRWRGWDKVECGIHTISTPRGDPDDPANQPAF
- a CDS encoding DUF934 domain-containing protein, producing the protein MMEFLSLRETGEAAELPAVTLEAFSGQSNATAVRIEPGEDARELLPHLDRIALVEINFPSFGDGRGYSAARILREAGYTGELRAVGDVAVDQLSHMIRCGFDSFTPDKPLDPALVDATLALFPHRYQKAVDATRPVWALRHGQDHG
- a CDS encoding DUF2849 domain-containing protein, whose protein sequence is MNILTGNDLATGDVIWWTGEDWSLHVDDAVDVGDKGEEIAQAQAAARNVVVPYVIEAERDGTGIRPAHIKERIRALGPTVRLDLSLKPADPSAGNWVI
- a CDS encoding class I SAM-dependent methyltransferase, coding for MSIDRSQGWDAIADQFMAVRSLVGAKRVRDWARDALPPGAAILDLGCGSGVPMAETLIDAGFDLFGIDASPRMIEAFRARFPDRPSACEAAQDSTFFHRPFDAAIAIGLLFLLPPEDQRALVSNVAGALHPGGRFLFTAPRQACAWQDRLTGRRSVSLGEHVYEEMLAAAGLSLLDRFMDEGGNLYHDAARPGL
- a CDS encoding succinylglutamate-semialdehyde dehydrogenase — translated: MSQPIRSFEPATGHLLWEGRPSDVAAQVQAVARCWPAWAAMPSSYRVETMRRFANGVRAEEDAFADLIARETGRPLWHARDEVTELIQRADKAIHACSERTGQRRLEGALGARMALRHKPHGVMAVIAPHVFPARIPADHIVPALLAGNGVVFKPSEKAPATGEMLVRLLHEAGVIEDLVQCVIGGETAGAALATHEAVNGVLFTGSTHTGLAIARRCAANPARLVALAMSGNNPLVAWDTPDIPGAAALMVQSAFGATGQHCLSARRLIVRDTLRGPLVEEVKSLADRLIIDHPHAAATPFMGPVIDMQAADGLTESFLYLMSNGGRPIKHMQRPFEDLPFVTPAMIDVTNMKERPDLELFGPLLQIVSVSRFEEAIAEANNSRYGLCATLVGGSPDLYDRFWSASRAGIVNWNRPSWTSAPNAPIGGIGLSGNHHPGGHYSADHCAYPVASAEMEQPRAAIGVGLRQIEIVADR
- a CDS encoding PEPxxWA-CTERM sorting domain-containing protein produces the protein MLKTIGLAGALLLGLAAAPVQAAITIFEGTTEGAPTWNRPLADFSDLSAVGTDVAYVVDSFTVTVSGSYDFLEVADAEDSWDNYLFLYAGSFDPLAPFANGVAGNDDFGAIGISGFTGISLMTGITYFAVTTGFGNFDFGKYALVITGPGAAVPPVTVVPEPASWGMILAGLGAVGYALRRQNSLKVSFG
- a CDS encoding nitrite/sulfite reductase yields the protein MYRYDQYDQAMVDARVAEFRDQTQRRLDGQLSEEQFRPLRLMNGLYLQLHAYMLRVAVPYGTLSGRQMRMLAHIARKYDRDYGHFTTRQNIQFNWIKLSDAPDILAELATVEMHAIQTSGNCIRNISSDQYAGVSVDEVTDPRPLAELLRQWSSFHPEFTYLPRKFKIAVIASPTDRSAMRLHDIGLELVERDGVVGARVFAGGGMGRTPMIAPEIRDFVPFGEIVSYLEACLRVYNRHGRRDNKYKARIKILVHEMGRDEYRRQVEEEFAHMKTLGLDPPLAELERIAAQFAPPPYEAGLADEIDLSDRDFAQWMETQVKPHKVPGYAIVNISLKPIGGIPGDASSAQIDLIADLAERYSFDELRVTHAQNIVLAHVKKADLHAIWRALEAADLATPNLDLISDIIACPGLDYCSLANARSIPVAQKIAQRFADIDRQKELGELKLKISGCINACGHHHAGNIGILGVDRKGVENFQLLLGGSGAEDVALGQIVGPGFDENGVVDAVEKATDVYLAHRIDGERFVDTFRRIGMAPFKEAIYA
- a CDS encoding NAD(P)/FAD-dependent oxidoreductase gives rise to the protein MPSPPAPYDAIILGAGAAGLMCAAVAGQRGRRVLLIDHAEAPGKKILISGGGRCNFTNIHTAPDRYLSQNPHFARSALSRYTAQDFLALVESHGIAWHEKTLGQLFCDGSARQIVAMLLEECAKGAVELRCGQGVSEVDHADGLFRVLAGGQSATAPALVIATGGPSIPKMGATGFAYELGRRFGLKIVQPRPALVPLTLSGADALFRDLSGVSTPVVARCGKMAFREAALFTHRGLSGPAILQISSYWKHGEDIAIDYLPDHAADWLLIAKRTSPRATVRRVLRHALPERLADALDARLALAGDLGNLSDRALGAAQARLADWRFTPTGSEGFAKAEVTAGGIDTDGLSSRTMESRRLPGLYAIGEAVDVTGWLGGYNFQWAWASARAAGEAL
- the cobA gene encoding uroporphyrinogen-III C-methyltransferase; amino-acid sequence: MANLVPSRPGTVYLVGAGPGDPELLTLRAARLIGSARLIVHDGLVDPAILALAPATAELISVAKQRSRHSMKQDAINSLLVAEALGGRDVVRLKGGDPFIFGRGGEEQDACREAGVPCEVVPGISAAIGGGASARLPLTHRDDASIVSFVAGQCKGLSGQNWSGLAGAGRTLVIYMGLATAQDIAEKLMADGLSPHTPVAIIENATRPGQRVLRTLLADLGDLVARAGVRSPGLIVVGEVALRADAVDCLMRTQPDSLGAMQP
- a CDS encoding VOC family protein, with protein sequence MVRVVGIDHLAIRVSDLTRSKRFYDALLGFMGFVREWEFGQVVGWNNWETMFWITQADNAGRAHPHHTGDIGFHHYAFELASREEVDELYAFLLEQGVRIVDPPADYPDYGEGYYAVFFLDPDGLKLEAMHFVEKEKRRARLARERAGKGTD